The following coding sequences lie in one Candidatus Methylomirabilis sp. genomic window:
- the lpxK gene encoding tetraacyldisaccharide 4'-kinase: MKGIEALSAWTLHCMAEASEQWTAHAWLTCLRPASHVYGAVVSLRAALFASGLVRSRRLPVPVLSVGNLSVGGSGKTPFVEMLAARLHERGQRVVIILRGYRGGSKKPTIVSDGKRLRCEPPVAADEAYLLARHLPGVAVLTGADRYRVGEIALEQVDPSVIILDDGFQHLRLYRDLDIVLVDAVNPLGYGRLLPSGLLREPPEAFGRADIVVITHADAVHDLDAAILAIRRYAPSTPIALAVHRPVSLIDVRSGERLGLERLTGQRLSAVSGIASPSRFEATLIQLGGFVAAHRTFPDHHRYSPADLEIINEAVKNSGASMVVTTEKDMVKLMCLDLAKVGAPLYALSISLELVEGAEVLDAMLSRLVKPSAS, from the coding sequence GTGAAAGGCATAGAAGCGCTCTCAGCCTGGACGCTGCACTGCATGGCGGAGGCATCGGAGCAATGGACCGCTCACGCCTGGCTGACGTGCTTACGTCCGGCTTCGCATGTGTATGGGGCAGTCGTCTCGCTTCGGGCCGCGCTCTTTGCGTCCGGCCTCGTGAGGAGCCGCCGACTTCCAGTTCCGGTGCTGAGCGTTGGAAACTTAAGTGTCGGCGGAAGCGGGAAGACCCCGTTCGTTGAGATGTTGGCCGCTCGGCTGCACGAGCGGGGCCAGCGGGTCGTCATCATTTTACGGGGGTATCGAGGTGGTTCGAAGAAGCCAACGATCGTCAGCGACGGCAAGAGGCTGCGGTGTGAGCCGCCGGTCGCCGCCGACGAGGCCTATCTGCTGGCTAGGCATCTGCCGGGCGTCGCTGTCTTGACCGGAGCCGACCGATACCGAGTTGGTGAGATTGCTCTTGAACAGGTGGACCCCAGCGTCATCATTCTGGATGACGGGTTTCAGCATCTCAGACTCTACCGCGATCTGGATATTGTTCTGGTTGATGCGGTCAATCCTCTTGGATACGGTCGGTTGTTGCCGTCGGGGTTGTTGCGGGAGCCGCCGGAGGCGTTCGGACGGGCCGATATCGTGGTCATCACCCACGCTGACGCCGTACACGACCTGGACGCCGCCATACTGGCAATCCGGCGGTATGCGCCGTCCACTCCGATTGCCCTGGCTGTCCATCGGCCTGTCAGTCTCATCGATGTCAGGAGCGGAGAACGCCTGGGCCTTGAACGTCTCACCGGCCAGCGGCTGTCGGCAGTCTCCGGTATTGCCAGTCCGAGCCGGTTTGAGGCCACCCTGATTCAGCTTGGGGGCTTCGTTGCGGCTCACCGTACCTTCCCCGATCACCATCGCTACAGCCCCGCTGATCTGGAGATCATCAACGAAGCGGTCAAAAATAGCGGTGCCTCCATGGTAGTCACCACAGAAAAGGATATGGTAAAATTGATGTGCTTGGACCTCGCAAAGGTGGGCGCACCGCTCTACGCCCTGTCGATCTCACTCGAATTGGTAGAAGGGGCGGAGGTGTTGGATGCCATGTTGAGCCGCCTGGTAAAACCGAGTGCCTCATGA
- a CDS encoding lysophospholipid acyltransferase family protein: MGKSSFSRAVAALREDRRILRIVPWLAARLMQCLFRLLRVIHVGRAYPESCWAKGERIIVVFWHGRLLMMPFVYPGKPGALLVSQHRDGEYFSRIATILGFEVIRGSATRGGMRALKQMIRAIKGGLNLVVTPDGPKGPRAKVRLGVIEVAKLTGAPIVPVSFSASRRRFLRSWDAFLVPVPFSRAVYIWGEPMYVPLTTTKDEMAKHQEALEERLDLLTMKADDYFRADL; the protein is encoded by the coding sequence ATGGGGAAGTCATCCTTTTCCCGAGCGGTCGCTGCGCTCAGGGAAGATCGCCGTATTCTGCGTATTGTCCCATGGCTTGCTGCGAGGCTCATGCAATGCCTCTTTCGACTGCTTCGTGTTATTCATGTGGGCCGTGCGTACCCGGAAAGCTGCTGGGCAAAGGGAGAGCGAATCATCGTGGTCTTCTGGCACGGCCGGCTCCTGATGATGCCCTTTGTCTATCCCGGGAAACCTGGAGCGCTCCTCGTCAGTCAGCATCGGGATGGGGAGTATTTCAGCAGAATTGCCACGATTCTCGGGTTCGAGGTGATTCGAGGCTCAGCAACACGGGGCGGCATGCGCGCCCTCAAGCAGATGATTCGCGCCATCAAAGGAGGGCTGAATCTGGTTGTCACCCCGGATGGCCCAAAGGGACCGCGAGCAAAGGTCAGACTCGGCGTCATCGAGGTAGCGAAGCTGACAGGGGCTCCCATTGTGCCGGTGAGCTTTAGCGCGTCGCGACGCCGATTCCTGAGGAGTTGGGACGCCTTCCTCGTGCCGGTTCCGTTCTCCCGCGCCGTGTATATCTGGGGAGAACCGATGTATGTTCCTCTGACGACGACCAAGGATGAGATGGCAAAGCATCAGGAAGCCCTCGAGGAGCGCCTCGATCTGCTCACGATGAAAGCCGACGATTACTTTAGGGCGGATCTGTAA
- a CDS encoding Gfo/Idh/MocA family oxidoreductase, with amino-acid sequence MNNGKPIRVGVVGVGYVGHHHARIYSELQGVELVGVVDINETRLQELGARYRIQLCRDYRDLLERVDAVSVAVPTLLHYPIAKEFLEHGVDVLVEKPIAQSLAQADELVEIAGVGDRIFQVGHIERFNGAVKALETIVRSPGFIECHRLGPFADRNTDVDVVLDLMIHDIDIVLNLIKSPVTAVTAVGVPVISDQVDIANARLQFESGCVANLTASRVSVERVRRIRIFQRDTFISLDYSQQEIEVYHRIPGADPAAATTPTIVKEDIPIDKAEPLRVELESFVECVRARKRPLVSGEDGRDALKVASQIVERL; translated from the coding sequence ATGAATAACGGAAAGCCAATTCGAGTCGGTGTGGTGGGTGTCGGCTATGTGGGACACCACCATGCCAGGATCTATTCGGAGCTTCAGGGCGTTGAACTGGTCGGGGTGGTCGATATTAACGAGACTCGCCTGCAGGAGTTGGGGGCGCGGTACCGGATCCAATTATGCCGCGATTATCGCGATCTGCTGGAACGTGTCGATGCCGTCAGCGTGGCGGTGCCGACCCTGCTGCACTATCCGATCGCCAAGGAATTTCTGGAGCATGGGGTAGACGTCCTGGTAGAGAAACCGATCGCGCAGTCCCTCGCGCAGGCCGACGAGCTGGTTGAAATTGCCGGGGTTGGCGATCGAATATTCCAGGTTGGTCATATCGAGCGATTCAACGGCGCGGTCAAGGCGCTCGAGACTATCGTGAGAAGTCCGGGTTTCATCGAATGCCACCGTCTTGGCCCTTTCGCCGACCGCAACACGGATGTTGATGTCGTTCTCGACTTGATGATCCATGACATTGATATCGTACTGAATCTGATCAAGTCGCCTGTCACCGCCGTCACGGCTGTCGGTGTTCCGGTGATCTCCGATCAGGTGGACATCGCGAATGCGCGACTCCAGTTTGAGTCGGGGTGTGTCGCGAACCTGACCGCCAGCCGGGTGAGCGTCGAGCGGGTCCGGCGGATACGCATCTTTCAGCGTGACACCTTCATCTCCCTTGACTACTCCCAGCAGGAGATTGAAGTCTATCATCGCATTCCGGGGGCGGATCCAGCCGCCGCAACCACCCCCACGATCGTGAAGGAAGATATTCCCATTGATAAAGCGGAGCCGCTTCGCGTCGAGCTTGAGAGCTTTGTCGAGTGCGTCCGAGCCAGAAAAAGACCTTTAGTTTCAGGAGAGGACGGTCGGGACGCCTTGAAAGTGGCCTCTCAGATTGTGGAGCGACTGTAG
- a CDS encoding lysophospholipid acyltransferase family protein, with protein sequence MKPKTKDGVAAYLEYLLVAGLAKGLLYLPSSMAYSVGEGLAALLYRFDNKHRLIAQENLCRAFKDELSASEIAELARSSFINLGRTVVETCRILKIDRENFRQFIRIEGYEHFQQAKRRGKGIIYITAHLGSWELLPLASALMGEPLSIVTRPLDNPYLDRTINRLRAVRGTRVLAKKLVMPALVQALLRGESVGILMDQNITWKEGVFVDFFGTPACTALAPALLALRTDASVLPAAIMRCGRDRHTIVVEKEIPLIRTGRLRTDIVANTASFTRAIEAFVRREPAQWLWVHRRWKTQPRATCRIPNLESGIEHLESSVARQNPTQ encoded by the coding sequence ATGAAGCCCAAAACCAAGGACGGCGTTGCTGCCTACCTCGAATACCTCCTCGTGGCAGGACTCGCGAAGGGATTATTGTATCTGCCGTCTTCCATGGCCTACTCTGTAGGCGAGGGATTGGCGGCGCTCCTCTATCGCTTTGACAACAAACATCGGCTCATTGCCCAGGAGAACCTGTGTCGGGCCTTCAAAGACGAGCTTTCCGCTTCGGAGATTGCCGAACTCGCGCGCTCGTCCTTCATCAACCTCGGCCGAACCGTTGTTGAGACCTGTCGGATTCTCAAGATCGACCGGGAGAACTTTCGGCAATTCATCCGGATCGAAGGGTATGAGCACTTCCAGCAGGCCAAGCGTCGAGGGAAAGGGATTATTTACATCACCGCGCACCTGGGTTCATGGGAACTGCTTCCGCTCGCATCCGCCCTTATGGGGGAGCCGTTATCTATTGTGACGCGCCCTCTGGATAACCCATACCTTGATAGGACAATCAACCGGTTACGGGCCGTCCGGGGAACGAGGGTGTTAGCTAAGAAATTGGTGATGCCGGCGCTGGTGCAGGCGCTGCTTCGTGGGGAGAGCGTCGGGATCCTCATGGATCAAAACATCACCTGGAAAGAGGGGGTGTTTGTCGATTTCTTTGGTACGCCGGCCTGCACGGCTCTGGCGCCTGCACTGCTCGCCCTCAGAACCGACGCATCGGTGCTTCCCGCCGCCATCATGCGGTGCGGACGGGACCGGCATACCATTGTTGTGGAGAAAGAGATCCCCTTAATCAGGACAGGGCGTCTGAGGACAGACATCGTTGCCAACACCGCCTCCTTCACCAGGGCCATCGAGGCGTTCGTTCGTAGGGAGCCGGCCCAGTGGCTCTGGGTCCATCGAAGATGGAAAACGCAACCGCGTGCCACGTGCCGGATTCCGAATCTGGAATCAGGAATCGAACACCTGGAATCTAGCGTTGCGAGGCAAAACCCGACACAATGA
- a CDS encoding 3-deoxy-D-manno-octulosonic acid transferase, producing the protein MYSAYSLLLTIVLLAWAPSVLLRALRYPRYREGWRERLGCYPEALVSRLHAVRPVWIHAVSVGEVGAASILAHLWTARRPVLPLLVSTVTGTGREVARRTFPQAAAVVYFPIDLPMAVHRTLATVRPRLILLTETEIWPNFLHKCAASKVPVAIINGRISARSFARYCLVRPFIRRILQCVDLFCMQTDTDAERILALGASPERVHVVGNLKFDAASPADASSLAEQWRRELHIEVERPVLVAGSTHAGEEEVLLQVFRRLRSEFPDLLLILAPRHPERVAQVETVVVGQGLTAVRRSAFAQERDGAKEVILVDTVGELSTLYAVGSISFVGGSLVPRGGHNLLEPALHGCPVLFGPHMENFIEASAYFVEQGAAIQVGDAADLNRQLARLLRDPAAREKMGQAAMAALAAHQGACERTVALLERLVL; encoded by the coding sequence ATGTATTCTGCCTACTCCCTTCTGCTGACCATCGTTCTGCTTGCCTGGGCACCCTCTGTCCTTTTGAGGGCCCTTCGATACCCCCGCTACAGGGAAGGATGGCGGGAGCGTCTGGGTTGTTACCCTGAAGCCCTGGTCTCGCGGCTTCACGCGGTTCGACCTGTCTGGATACATGCCGTCTCGGTGGGGGAGGTCGGCGCTGCCTCCATCCTGGCTCATCTCTGGACAGCTCGACGGCCAGTGCTACCGCTTCTGGTCTCGACGGTAACCGGAACCGGACGAGAGGTTGCTAGACGAACGTTTCCGCAGGCGGCGGCAGTGGTGTACTTTCCGATCGATCTCCCGATGGCCGTTCATCGAACTCTGGCCACTGTGAGACCCCGACTCATCCTCCTGACGGAGACGGAAATCTGGCCAAATTTCCTCCACAAATGTGCTGCTTCGAAGGTTCCGGTTGCTATCATCAATGGTCGGATATCTGCGCGCTCGTTTGCACGCTACTGCCTCGTCCGACCCTTTATCCGCCGGATTCTTCAGTGCGTTGATCTCTTTTGTATGCAAACCGACACAGACGCCGAGCGGATTCTTGCGCTGGGCGCCAGTCCTGAGCGAGTGCATGTAGTGGGCAATCTCAAGTTCGATGCAGCCTCCCCCGCTGATGCCTCATCGCTTGCCGAGCAGTGGCGTCGGGAGCTTCACATCGAAGTCGAGCGGCCGGTTTTGGTGGCAGGAAGCACCCATGCAGGCGAGGAGGAGGTGTTGCTCCAGGTCTTTCGCCGTCTGCGCAGCGAGTTTCCGGATCTTCTGCTGATCCTGGCGCCACGTCATCCCGAGCGGGTGGCCCAGGTGGAGACGGTAGTGGTCGGCCAAGGACTCACCGCAGTGAGACGGAGCGCCTTCGCTCAAGAAAGGGATGGCGCAAAGGAGGTGATCCTCGTGGACACCGTCGGTGAGTTGTCGACGCTGTACGCGGTGGGGAGCATCAGCTTTGTCGGAGGGAGCCTCGTACCCAGAGGCGGCCACAACCTGCTTGAGCCGGCTCTGCACGGTTGCCCGGTTCTGTTCGGTCCCCATATGGAGAATTTCATTGAGGCGAGTGCGTACTTTGTCGAGCAGGGGGCGGCTATCCAGGTCGGCGATGCAGCGGACCTCAACCGACAGCTTGCCCGACTCCTGCGCGATCCTGCCGCCAGGGAGAAGATGGGTCAAGCGGCAATGGCAGCTTTAGCAGCCCATCAGGGCGCGTGCGAGCGGACAGTGGCCCTTCTGGAGCGGCTCGTGTTGTGA
- the lpxB gene encoding lipid-A-disaccharide synthase: MRDGRILIVAGETSGDLHAADVVAELRRRAPHLTIEGIGGDRMRQAGVRLYAHADDLAVVGLIEVAARLPAIWRAYRSMIRYLRDRRPDLVILVDFPDFNLKLARRAFRLGIPVVYFISPQVWAWRAGRVRSIAKYIRRLLVIFPFEEGFYRERGVEALYVGYPLLERLTSSPSMDEARRRLELDGAAPVLGLLPGSRVGELTRHLPLLLRSIRPLMVELPDLRVIIAAADGLPLDLIGSYVNQAAVPVRVVQGRTYEVMAASDLILAASGTATLEAAIIGTPMVIVYRLAFLSWLLGRVLIRVPYIGMVNLVAGRRVVPELIQFHATPERIADEARRLLLSAEQRLRMRQELQQVRNRLGPPGALGRTVDAILECLQSDAGEEMAVQRG, encoded by the coding sequence ATGCGAGATGGCCGAATTTTGATCGTCGCAGGGGAGACCTCAGGAGACCTGCATGCCGCCGATGTGGTTGCTGAGTTGCGGCGACGCGCTCCGCACCTGACTATAGAGGGAATTGGGGGAGATCGGATGCGCCAGGCGGGTGTCCGTCTTTATGCGCATGCAGACGATCTGGCGGTGGTCGGCCTCATCGAGGTTGCCGCCCGGCTCCCTGCTATCTGGCGGGCGTACCGGAGTATGATCCGGTACTTGCGCGACAGACGCCCTGATCTGGTGATCCTTGTGGACTTTCCGGATTTCAACCTGAAGCTCGCCCGCCGGGCATTTCGACTTGGCATCCCCGTCGTTTACTTCATCAGTCCGCAGGTGTGGGCTTGGCGTGCCGGCCGGGTACGGTCGATTGCGAAGTATATCCGACGCCTCCTGGTCATCTTTCCCTTTGAGGAAGGGTTCTATCGCGAAAGAGGGGTCGAGGCGTTGTATGTCGGTTACCCGCTTCTGGAGCGGTTGACATCTTCACCGTCAATGGATGAGGCGCGGCGCCGCCTGGAGTTGGATGGGGCGGCCCCAGTGTTGGGGCTCTTGCCGGGCAGTCGCGTGGGTGAGCTCACGCGGCATCTACCCCTTTTGCTCAGATCGATCAGGCCGCTGATGGTTGAGCTGCCTGATCTTCGCGTCATCATCGCTGCGGCCGACGGTCTTCCCCTCGACCTCATCGGATCCTATGTGAATCAAGCGGCTGTCCCGGTGAGAGTGGTACAGGGGCGGACCTATGAGGTCATGGCTGCCTCGGACCTGATCCTTGCGGCTTCTGGCACCGCGACCCTGGAGGCGGCCATCATCGGTACCCCGATGGTGATCGTGTATCGTCTCGCATTTCTCTCGTGGCTGCTGGGCCGTGTATTGATCAGGGTTCCGTACATCGGCATGGTGAATCTGGTGGCGGGAAGACGAGTTGTGCCTGAGCTGATCCAATTTCACGCGACGCCGGAGCGGATCGCTGATGAAGCGCGCCGGCTGCTCCTGTCGGCAGAGCAACGCCTCCGGATGCGGCAGGAACTCCAGCAGGTGCGTAATCGATTGGGGCCGCCGGGCGCCCTGGGTCGGACGGTAGATGCTATCCTTGAGTGCTTGCAGTCCGACGCTGGGGAGGAGATGGCGGTCCAGAGAGGGTAA
- the waaF gene encoding lipopolysaccharide heptosyltransferase II, with protein sequence MSVATLRIRRTFEPDRLRSILVASPNWLGDAVLALPALANLRRSFSGARISLLVRPWLSQLFRSSPFIDELVELPRKGELMWAATALRQRDYELALLLPNSFRTALISRLAGIPHRVGYVADGRGSLLTVGVCPAGGKALHQADSYLGLLRALKWDAWSRPTGCLLPPGSDAAAEKLLTDLGLPSHTLFIGMTPGAAYGTAKRWPADRFAAAADLLIDRLGATILLFGSPREASLTRAIRERMRRVAIDLGGRTTLTELAGLISRCATLLTNDTGAMHLASALGIPCVALFGPTDPRRTGPLGSGHQILHDSPACSPCRYRDCPIDHRCMQTLDVERVVAAVEALLMRSTSTTDKTVRRRPAVFLDRDGTINVEIGSIQRPDLMRPIPGAAEALKRLGEEGYLRIVVSNQARVARGDATEELVEANQQQLLRLLEADGGGVDAFYYCPHHPREGRFPYRRACQCRKPAPGLIQQAVFEQQVDMERSYVVGDKVSDMLLADRLGLPSVLVLTGYGRESLDSLHAAGGPMPAHTAQDLLGATEWIVQQSGRG encoded by the coding sequence ATGAGTGTAGCGACACTTCGTATCAGACGGACCTTCGAACCGGATCGGCTTCGATCCATCCTGGTCGCAAGTCCTAATTGGTTGGGCGACGCGGTCCTCGCTCTGCCTGCGCTCGCTAATCTTCGCCGCTCCTTTTCCGGCGCAAGAATCTCACTCCTCGTGCGCCCGTGGCTGAGCCAACTGTTTCGATCCTCGCCGTTTATCGACGAGCTCGTTGAGCTGCCACGCAAGGGTGAATTGATGTGGGCGGCGACAGCGCTGCGGCAACGAGACTATGAATTGGCCTTGCTTTTGCCGAACAGTTTTCGGACAGCGCTGATCAGTCGGCTGGCAGGAATTCCGCATCGGGTCGGGTATGTGGCCGATGGACGGGGGTCTCTTTTGACGGTTGGGGTATGTCCCGCTGGCGGGAAGGCGCTGCATCAGGCAGATTCCTACCTTGGCCTGCTTCGAGCGCTGAAGTGGGATGCGTGGTCGCGTCCGACAGGGTGTCTGCTTCCGCCTGGAAGCGACGCGGCAGCAGAGAAGTTGCTCACCGATTTGGGGCTCCCCTCTCACACACTGTTCATTGGCATGACCCCAGGCGCTGCCTATGGGACGGCAAAGCGTTGGCCGGCTGACCGGTTTGCCGCAGCCGCCGATCTTTTGATTGATCGTCTTGGAGCCACCATCCTGTTATTCGGTTCGCCGAGGGAAGCCTCGTTAACGCGAGCCATCCGCGAGCGGATGCGCAGAGTTGCCATTGACTTGGGCGGGCGGACGACGCTGACTGAATTGGCCGGCCTGATCAGTCGGTGCGCGACGCTCCTCACGAACGATACGGGGGCCATGCACCTGGCCTCCGCCTTGGGGATCCCGTGCGTCGCCCTGTTCGGCCCGACGGATCCTCGTCGCACAGGTCCTCTCGGCTCCGGACATCAGATTCTTCACGATTCGCCGGCCTGCAGTCCGTGTCGCTACCGCGACTGCCCGATCGACCATCGATGCATGCAGACGCTGGACGTGGAGAGGGTCGTGGCCGCGGTGGAGGCCCTTCTCATGCGGTCAACCTCTACCACCGACAAGACCGTCCGGCGGCGGCCCGCGGTCTTTCTGGACCGGGACGGTACGATCAATGTCGAGATAGGGTCGATCCAACGCCCGGACCTGATGAGACCGATTCCTGGAGCGGCAGAAGCGTTGAAACGTCTTGGCGAGGAAGGGTATCTGCGGATCGTGGTCAGCAACCAGGCGCGAGTGGCCCGAGGGGACGCAACGGAAGAGCTGGTTGAAGCGAATCAGCAGCAGCTCTTGCGACTGCTCGAAGCGGATGGGGGGGGAGTGGATGCCTTCTACTACTGCCCTCACCACCCTCGGGAAGGGCGCTTTCCTTACAGACGGGCCTGTCAGTGCCGCAAGCCTGCTCCCGGGTTGATTCAGCAGGCGGTCTTTGAGCAGCAGGTAGACATGGAGCGATCGTACGTCGTAGGGGATAAGGTGAGCGACATGCTGTTGGCGGATCGGTTGGGCCTCCCTTCGGTGTTGGTCCTGACCGGCTACGGACGCGAGTCATTGGATAGCCTTCATGCGGCGGGAGGTCCGATGCCTGCGCATACGGCTCAAGATCTGCTGGGCGCCACCGAGTGGATTGTGCAACAGAGCGGCCGAGGATGA